From a single Sediminibacterium sp. KACHI17 genomic region:
- the pyk gene encoding pyruvate kinase — protein sequence MSKNLEKYLHKNMDKEAGLAHVNHKTKIVATVGPACDSYEQLLELVKAGVNVFRLNFSHGSHEDKQRIIEHIRNINKTQPYNISILGDLQGPKLRVGEIENNALEVKVGDILTFTNEKCIGTLEKIYVSYPNLAGDVTIGNIILIDDGKLEVKVVNIEKNGDVKVVVTLGGILSSKKGINLPDTKISLPALTEKDLIDLDFIIEQELDWVALSFVRSVKDIVILRSKLTEKKSKTKIIAKIEKPEALVNIRDIIIESDGIMVARGDLGVELPVEQIPLIQKELIRKCIHRAKPVIVATQMMESMIDRVKPNRSEITDVANAVLEGADAVMLSGETAAGNHPALVVETMRKIILEVEKKEYRYNRSEDLKPQPHSPSFHSDAICYNACKISEDVSANALVGMTQSGYTAFMLSSYRPSSPLYIFTKEKSLVNQLSLSWGVRAFYYAEEDSLDDIIFDQINILKERGFLKTGDVVVNTGSTPVEQHLPTNIIKLTKVI from the coding sequence ATGTCAAAGAATCTCGAAAAGTACCTCCACAAAAACATGGACAAAGAAGCCGGTCTCGCCCACGTGAACCACAAGACCAAGATCGTGGCAACGGTTGGTCCGGCATGCGACAGCTATGAACAATTACTGGAGCTGGTAAAAGCCGGTGTCAATGTTTTTCGTCTCAATTTCTCTCATGGTAGTCATGAAGACAAACAAAGGATCATTGAACACATTCGAAATATCAATAAAACCCAACCTTACAATATCTCCATCTTAGGTGATCTGCAAGGCCCAAAATTGCGTGTGGGTGAGATCGAGAACAATGCACTCGAAGTAAAAGTGGGTGATATACTCACATTCACGAATGAAAAATGTATTGGCACCCTTGAAAAGATCTATGTTTCTTATCCAAACCTGGCAGGTGATGTTACCATCGGCAATATCATTTTGATCGATGATGGTAAATTGGAAGTTAAGGTTGTAAATATTGAAAAGAACGGTGATGTAAAAGTAGTAGTGACCTTAGGCGGTATTCTTTCTTCTAAAAAAGGAATCAACTTACCCGACACTAAAATTTCTCTTCCCGCACTCACTGAAAAAGACCTGATCGATCTGGATTTCATTATTGAACAAGAGCTTGACTGGGTAGCATTGAGTTTTGTACGCAGTGTGAAAGATATTGTCATCCTAAGAAGTAAACTGACCGAGAAAAAAAGCAAAACCAAGATCATCGCTAAGATTGAAAAACCGGAAGCGCTGGTCAATATTCGAGATATCATCATCGAGAGCGATGGTATCATGGTGGCGCGTGGAGATCTGGGTGTTGAACTTCCAGTTGAACAAATTCCTTTGATTCAAAAAGAACTGATCCGCAAATGTATTCACCGTGCAAAGCCTGTGATCGTTGCAACACAGATGATGGAGAGCATGATCGACAGAGTGAAACCCAACAGAAGCGAGATCACGGATGTTGCCAATGCAGTATTAGAAGGCGCTGATGCCGTAATGCTCAGTGGTGAAACAGCAGCCGGTAATCATCCGGCATTGGTCGTGGAAACCATGCGTAAGATCATTCTGGAAGTAGAGAAAAAAGAATACCGATACAATCGCTCAGAAGATCTGAAACCTCAACCACATTCTCCATCATTCCACAGTGATGCGATTTGTTATAATGCGTGTAAAATATCTGAAGATGTATCTGCCAATGCATTGGTTGGTATGACTCAGAGTGGTTATACAGCTTTTATGTTGAGTAGTTATCGCCCTTCTTCCCCACTCTATATTTTCACCAAAGAAAAATCATTGGTGAATCAATTGAGTTTGAGCTGGGGCGTTCGTGCGTTTTATTATGCAGAAGAAGACAGTTTAGATGATATCATTTTTGATCAGATCAATATTCTGAAAGAGAGAGGCTTTTTAAAGACAGGTGATGTGGTGGTTAATACGGGAAGTACTCCTGTTGAGCAGCACCTTCCAACGAATATCATCAAGCTGACCAAAGTGATCTAA
- a CDS encoding CocE/NonD family hydrolase, with protein sequence MKKIVILLLLTLPFVGLTQGTDSAWIVNNYTKKEVYIPMRDGVKLFTSIYLPKNVSEKHPILLTRTPYSCAPYGEDKFAAFWSSPRSYFMKEHYIYVQQDVRGRWMSEGVFEDVRPYNPNKKGTETDEASDTYDTIDWLVKNLTNNNGNVGVFGISYPGFYSTMAALSNHPALKAVSPQAPVTEWFLGDDFHHNGAFMLMDGFAFYSGFGKPRPKPTTIGPKGFDFPTKDNYEFYLRTGALTNFTKLMGDSIKFWKDLMSHPNYDAWWKARDARANVQFISQDIPTLVVGGLYDAEDCYGAWNLYKAIEKKTKNNNKIVMGPWYHGQWARTDGSFLGNVQWGSNTSEWYGKNVELPFFNYYLKQKGNIDQLQEATIFFSGSNEWKQLPKWPLDQVSYESYALRKGGYLSKAVPLIAPLSSWQEYTSDPAKPVPYTEDVHFGRTREYMTDDQRFAARRPDVLVFQTEPLENDLTLAGPITADLMVAISGTDADFVVKLIDVFPDDFKYEKENGYVMNGYQMLVRGEVMRGKFRNSFEKPEPFVPNKPTRVKYELPDVAHTFKKGHRLMIQVQSSWFPLVDRNPQQFMDIYQAKDSDFKKATIRIYHNDSKIVLPVLK encoded by the coding sequence ATGAAGAAAATTGTCATTCTCCTGTTATTAACGCTTCCCTTTGTAGGGCTCACGCAAGGAACTGATTCAGCCTGGATCGTAAATAATTATACTAAAAAAGAAGTCTATATCCCGATGAGGGATGGTGTTAAGCTTTTCACCAGTATCTATTTACCAAAAAATGTATCAGAAAAACATCCGATCCTTCTAACCAGAACTCCGTATTCCTGTGCGCCTTATGGTGAAGATAAATTCGCAGCCTTTTGGAGTAGTCCAAGAAGCTATTTCATGAAAGAGCACTACATCTATGTACAACAGGATGTACGAGGAAGATGGATGAGTGAAGGAGTATTTGAAGATGTTCGTCCATACAATCCGAATAAAAAAGGCACAGAGACAGATGAAGCCAGTGATACTTATGACACCATTGATTGGTTGGTAAAAAATCTGACCAACAATAATGGAAATGTGGGTGTGTTTGGAATCTCCTATCCCGGTTTTTATTCCACGATGGCAGCACTGAGCAATCATCCAGCCCTTAAGGCAGTAAGTCCGCAAGCACCGGTTACAGAATGGTTTTTGGGTGATGACTTTCATCACAATGGTGCCTTTATGTTAATGGATGGCTTTGCCTTCTATTCAGGTTTTGGTAAGCCCAGACCCAAACCCACTACGATCGGACCTAAGGGATTTGATTTTCCAACCAAAGACAATTATGAATTTTATTTGAGAACAGGAGCACTCACCAATTTCACGAAATTAATGGGTGATAGTATCAAATTCTGGAAAGACCTGATGAGTCATCCAAATTATGATGCATGGTGGAAGGCCCGAGATGCACGTGCGAATGTGCAATTCATTTCACAGGATATCCCAACATTGGTTGTAGGCGGTTTATACGACGCAGAAGATTGTTATGGGGCATGGAATCTTTATAAGGCCATTGAAAAGAAAACAAAGAACAATAATAAGATCGTGATGGGGCCATGGTATCATGGACAATGGGCCAGAACGGATGGTTCATTTTTAGGAAATGTACAATGGGGAAGTAATACAAGTGAATGGTATGGAAAAAATGTGGAACTGCCTTTCTTCAACTATTATCTGAAACAGAAAGGGAATATTGATCAGTTACAAGAAGCCACCATCTTTTTCTCAGGCTCTAATGAATGGAAGCAGTTACCTAAATGGCCTCTTGATCAGGTATCCTATGAAAGTTATGCATTACGGAAAGGAGGATATTTATCCAAAGCAGTTCCACTCATTGCGCCACTAAGCAGCTGGCAAGAGTATACCAGTGACCCTGCCAAACCTGTTCCGTATACAGAAGATGTGCATTTTGGAAGAACCAGAGAATACATGACCGATGATCAACGTTTTGCGGCAAGAAGACCGGATGTTTTGGTATTTCAAACTGAACCACTGGAAAATGATCTCACATTGGCAGGACCAATAACAGCAGATCTGATGGTTGCTATCTCCGGAACAGATGCTGATTTTGTCGTGAAACTGATCGATGTATTTCCGGATGATTTCAAATATGAGAAAGAGAACGGTTATGTCATGAATGGTTATCAAATGCTGGTTCGCGGTGAAGTGATGCGTGGTAAATTCAGAAACAGTTTTGAAAAACCAGAGCCATTCGTTCCCAATAAACCAACACGTGTAAAATATGAATTACCGGATGTGGCACATACATTCAAAAAAGGCCATCGTCTCATGATACAGGTACAAAGCAGTTGGTTTCCATTGGTTGATAGAAATCCACAACAATTCATGGATATTTATCAGGCCAAAGACAGTGACTTTAAAAAGGCCACCATTCGGATCTATCACAATGATTCGAAGATCGTGCTGCCGGTTTTAAAATAA